In a genomic window of Silurus meridionalis isolate SWU-2019-XX chromosome 27, ASM1480568v1, whole genome shotgun sequence:
- the LOC124381011 gene encoding MHC class I polypeptide-related sequence B-like, giving the protein MRSLLGLSADSGGDWPGTRQGPGLKTWLIQLPTPPQVPPTASVFQNHLRSPEVVCHATGFFPKTLMISWQKDGQDVLEDVELRETLPNQDGSFQKRSILKVSAEELQKHTYTCVIEHSSLEKDLVLPVSERRILRDGGSDGGSDGGSDGGSDGGSDGGLIGIIFARQTVTVILKPKSTNYPATVPHRIQTSPLVLLNTASQHYHWTGEAHI; this is encoded by the exons ATGAGATCCCTGCTAGGATTGAGCGCAGACTCTGGAGGGGATTGGCCAGGAACTCGTCAAGGACCTGGCCTGAAGACCTGGCTCATCCAGCTGCCTACACCCCCTCAGG TTCCTCCTACAGCTTCTGTGTTCCAGAATCACTTGCGGTCTCCAGAGGTGGTGTGTCATGCTACAGGTTTCTTCCcaaaaacactgatgatctcctgGCAGAAGGACGGACAGGACGTACTGGAGGACGTGGAGCTCAGAGAGACGTTACCCAACCAGGATGGAAGCTTCCAGAAGAGGAGCATTCTGAAAGTCTCAGCTGAGGAGCTGCagaaacacacctacacctgtGTGATTGAGCACAGCAGCTTGGAGAAGGATTTAGTGCTGCCTGTGAGCGAGAGACGAATCCTGAGAG ATGGAGGATCAGATGGAGGATCAGATGGAGGATCAGATGGAGGATCAGATGGAGGATCAGATGGAGGACTGATTGGGATCATCTTTGCT AGACAAACAGTTACTGTAATACTCAAACCCAAGTCCACCAACTACCCTGCCACAGTGCCCCACAGGATTCAGACCTCACCTCTAGTCTTGCTAAACACGGCCAGTCAACATTATCACTGGACTGGTGAAGCTCATATATAG
- the LOC124380962 gene encoding BOLA class I histocompatibility antigen, alpha chain BL3-6-like isoform X1, whose translation MMARCRSVMEALIFLLFTLQLSSAVKHTLQYFYTEVTGVNFPEFTLLGQVDGEQFNYYDSNIRKDIPKTEWIRKVEGDDPSYWESQTQKLQDSQENFKLNVNKVMQRFNHTTGVHTVQWMSDCELDDDGTTEGYSQYGYDGEDFISLDMKGLTWIAPKPQALLTKKKWEEIEARFQKNYLETTCIDWLKKFVSYGKEILERKVPPTASVFQKHSSFPEVVCHATGFFPKEVMISWQKDGEDVHEDVEFRETLPNQDGSFQTRSILKVSAEELQKHTYTCVIEHSSLEKEMLVDLKGGGSDGGSDGGLIGIIVGIIVALVVLVAVVAGIVVWKKKNSGFKPVPPKPSSEGDSSSNNS comes from the exons ATGATGGCGCGCTGCAGATCAGTTATGGAAGCTCTGATCTTTCTCCTATTTACTCTTCAGCTTTCATCAGCAG TCAAACACACTTTGCAGTATTTCTATACAGAAGTTACAGGAGTAAATTTCCCAGAATTCACTCTTTTGGGTCAGGTGGATGGGGAACAGTTCAACTACTATGACAGTAACATCAGGAAAGATATCCCAAAGACAGAGTGGATCAGGAAGGTCGAAGGTGACGATCCCAGTTACTGGGAGAGTCAGACACAGAAGCTACAGGATTCTCAAGAGaactttaaattaaatgttaataaagtaaTGCAGCGGTTCAATCACAccacag GAGTTCACACAGTACAGTGGATGTCTGACTGTGAGCTTGATGATGATGGCACCACTGAAGGATACAGCCAGTATGGTTATGATGGAGAAGATTTCATCAGTTTAGATATGAAAGGTCTCACTTGGATCGCTCCAAAACCTCAAGCTCTGTTGACCAAAAAAAAGTGGGAGGAAATTGAGGCTCGTTTCCAAAAGAATTACCTGGAGACAACCTGTATTGACTGGTTGAAGAAGTTTGTGTCTTATGGCAAAGAGATTTTGGAAAGGAAAG TTCCTCCTACAGCATCTGTGTTCCAGAAACACTCGTCTTTTCCAGAGGTGGTGTGTCATGCTACAGGTTTCTTCCCCAAGGAAGTGATGATCTCCTGGCAGAAAGACGGAGAGGACGTACATGAGGATGTGGAGTTCAGAGAGACGTTACCCAATCAGGATGGAAGCTTCCAGACGAGGAGCATTCTGAAAGTCTCAGCTGAGGAGCTGCagaaacacacctacacctgtGTGATTGAGCACAGCAGCTTGGAGAAGGAGATGTTGGTAGATCTAAAAG GTGGAGGATCAGATGGAGGATCAGATGGAGGACTGATTGGGATCATCGTTGGGATCATCGTGGCTCTCGTTGTTCTCGTTGCTGTTGTGGCTGGAATTGTggtctggaagaagaagaactctG GatttaaacctgttccaccCAAACCCT cctctgaaggagATTCTTCCTCCAATAACTCctaa
- the LOC124380962 gene encoding BOLA class I histocompatibility antigen, alpha chain BL3-6-like isoform X3, which translates to MMARCRSVMEALIFLLFTLQLSSAVKHTLQYFYTEVTGVNFPEFTLLGQVDGEQFNYYDSNIRKDIPKTEWIRKVEGDDPSYWESQTQKLQDSQENFKLNVNKVMQRFNHTTGVHTVQWMSDCELDDDGTTEGYSQYGYDGEDFISLDMKGLTWIAPKPQALLTKKKWEEIEARFQKNYLETTCIDWLKKFVSYGKEILERKVPPTASVFQKHSSFPEVVCHATGFFPKEVMISWQKDGEDVHEDVEFRETLPNQDGSFQTRSILKVSAEELQKHTYTCVIEHSSLEKEMLVDLKDGGSDGGLIGIIVGIIVALVVLVAVVAGIVVWKKKNSGFKPVPPKPSSEGDSSSNNS; encoded by the exons ATGATGGCGCGCTGCAGATCAGTTATGGAAGCTCTGATCTTTCTCCTATTTACTCTTCAGCTTTCATCAGCAG TCAAACACACTTTGCAGTATTTCTATACAGAAGTTACAGGAGTAAATTTCCCAGAATTCACTCTTTTGGGTCAGGTGGATGGGGAACAGTTCAACTACTATGACAGTAACATCAGGAAAGATATCCCAAAGACAGAGTGGATCAGGAAGGTCGAAGGTGACGATCCCAGTTACTGGGAGAGTCAGACACAGAAGCTACAGGATTCTCAAGAGaactttaaattaaatgttaataaagtaaTGCAGCGGTTCAATCACAccacag GAGTTCACACAGTACAGTGGATGTCTGACTGTGAGCTTGATGATGATGGCACCACTGAAGGATACAGCCAGTATGGTTATGATGGAGAAGATTTCATCAGTTTAGATATGAAAGGTCTCACTTGGATCGCTCCAAAACCTCAAGCTCTGTTGACCAAAAAAAAGTGGGAGGAAATTGAGGCTCGTTTCCAAAAGAATTACCTGGAGACAACCTGTATTGACTGGTTGAAGAAGTTTGTGTCTTATGGCAAAGAGATTTTGGAAAGGAAAG TTCCTCCTACAGCATCTGTGTTCCAGAAACACTCGTCTTTTCCAGAGGTGGTGTGTCATGCTACAGGTTTCTTCCCCAAGGAAGTGATGATCTCCTGGCAGAAAGACGGAGAGGACGTACATGAGGATGTGGAGTTCAGAGAGACGTTACCCAATCAGGATGGAAGCTTCCAGACGAGGAGCATTCTGAAAGTCTCAGCTGAGGAGCTGCagaaacacacctacacctgtGTGATTGAGCACAGCAGCTTGGAGAAGGAGATGTTGGTAGATCTAAAAG ATGGAGGATCAGATGGAGGACTGATTGGGATCATCGTTGGGATCATCGTGGCTCTCGTTGTTCTCGTTGCTGTTGTGGCTGGAATTGTggtctggaagaagaagaactctG GatttaaacctgttccaccCAAACCCT cctctgaaggagATTCTTCCTCCAATAACTCctaa